In Persicimonas caeni, a single window of DNA contains:
- a CDS encoding S1 RNA-binding domain-containing protein, producing the protein MSDKKPKQNDEEKNTVRKRVKVVEEVVEDKPSEEEAQAEEAQEGKKDYQTEHQAGSKVRVARSTEGLGSSSDADAQKEQASKKKPGRRAVTVEKKEEKKGKEGGGKGKKGGGKQKPRPKNKPKVEFKVEEPDVSTADFEALLAGEGSVSAPQSADIAAGDRIKGVIEAIGEKFVFVSIGSTKLEGVAKREDFQTEEGELTVEVGDEKEFYVLSVGSDEVRLGKKLGGREGAMEAIQTAHDTGVPIEGRVADTNKGGYEVVIGGVRAFCPISQIELGYTEEPQVHVGATYRFRVEKVAEGGRNVVVSRSALLEEERAAKRKETLESLQEGKVVQGKVTRVVDFGAFIDIGGVEGLCHVSELAHGYFDKPSEVVSPGDSVEVKILNIEEKKGDLRIGLSIKETQGDPWEEVNKKFAVGQQVEGEVVRLAPFGAFVEIAPGIDGLVHVSEMSWKEHVRHPRDVVSPGDKITVQIQDIDQIRQRISLSMKAVEGDPWDTAADRYSIGMEVTGTVENVEDFGAFVRLDSGITALIPRSEMDLPSGVTPHRKYDVGSEATARVLNVDSAERKMALTEKSASDIDRSASTSSSKSKSSQKSQSSGSRGYTDDSGDGGGFGTLGDLLGDKFKGE; encoded by the coding sequence ATGTCGGACAAAAAGCCGAAACAGAACGACGAAGAGAAGAACACCGTGCGCAAGCGCGTCAAAGTCGTCGAAGAAGTCGTCGAAGATAAGCCCTCCGAAGAAGAAGCTCAGGCCGAAGAGGCCCAGGAGGGCAAAAAAGACTACCAAACCGAGCATCAGGCCGGCAGTAAGGTGCGCGTTGCGCGCTCCACGGAGGGCCTTGGCTCCTCGTCCGATGCTGACGCCCAGAAGGAACAGGCGAGCAAAAAGAAGCCTGGGCGTCGGGCTGTGACGGTGGAGAAAAAAGAGGAGAAGAAGGGTAAGGAAGGGGGAGGAAAGGGGAAGAAAGGGGGAGGAAAGCAGAAGCCCCGTCCCAAGAATAAGCCCAAGGTCGAGTTCAAGGTCGAGGAGCCGGACGTGTCGACGGCCGACTTCGAGGCCCTGTTGGCCGGTGAAGGCTCGGTGAGCGCGCCGCAGTCGGCAGACATCGCCGCCGGTGACCGCATCAAGGGCGTCATCGAGGCGATTGGCGAAAAATTCGTCTTCGTGTCGATCGGCAGCACCAAGCTCGAGGGCGTGGCCAAGCGTGAGGACTTCCAGACCGAAGAAGGCGAGCTGACCGTCGAGGTCGGTGACGAGAAGGAATTCTACGTCCTGTCCGTCGGCTCCGACGAAGTCCGGCTGGGCAAAAAGCTCGGCGGGCGCGAGGGCGCCATGGAGGCGATTCAGACCGCCCACGACACCGGCGTGCCCATCGAGGGTCGCGTGGCCGACACCAACAAGGGCGGCTACGAGGTCGTCATCGGCGGCGTCCGGGCCTTCTGCCCCATCAGCCAGATCGAGCTCGGCTACACCGAAGAGCCGCAGGTCCACGTGGGCGCGACCTACCGCTTCCGCGTCGAGAAGGTCGCCGAGGGCGGGCGCAACGTCGTCGTCAGCCGCAGCGCGCTGCTCGAAGAAGAGCGCGCCGCCAAGCGCAAGGAAACCCTCGAGAGCCTCCAAGAAGGCAAGGTCGTCCAGGGCAAGGTGACCCGCGTGGTCGACTTCGGCGCGTTCATCGACATCGGCGGCGTCGAAGGCCTGTGCCACGTCTCCGAGTTGGCGCACGGCTACTTCGACAAGCCCTCCGAGGTCGTCAGCCCCGGCGACAGCGTCGAGGTCAAGATCCTCAACATCGAAGAGAAGAAGGGCGACCTTCGCATCGGGCTCTCCATCAAGGAGACCCAGGGCGACCCGTGGGAAGAGGTGAACAAGAAGTTCGCCGTCGGCCAGCAGGTCGAAGGCGAGGTCGTTCGCCTGGCTCCCTTCGGCGCCTTCGTCGAGATCGCCCCCGGCATCGACGGGCTGGTCCACGTCTCCGAGATGAGCTGGAAAGAGCACGTGCGGCACCCGCGCGACGTCGTCTCGCCGGGTGACAAGATCACCGTCCAGATCCAAGACATCGACCAGATCCGCCAGCGCATCAGCCTGAGCATGAAGGCTGTCGAGGGTGACCCGTGGGACACCGCCGCCGATCGCTACAGCATCGGCATGGAGGTCACCGGCACGGTCGAGAACGTCGAGGACTTCGGCGCGTTCGTGCGCCTCGACTCGGGCATCACCGCCCTCATCCCGCGCAGCGAGATGGACCTGCCCAGCGGCGTCACCCCGCATCGCAAGTACGACGTCGGCTCGGAGGCGACCGCGCGCGTGCTCAACGTCGACTCGGCCGAGCGCAAAATGGCGCTCACCGAGAAGAGCGCGAGCGACATCGACCGCTCGGCGAGTACGTCGAGCAGCAAGTCCAAGTCATCGCAGAAATCACAGTCGTCGGGCTCGCGAGGGTATACCGACGATAGTGGTGACGGCGGTGGGTTTGGTACGCTCGGGGATTTGCTTGGGGATAAGTTTAAGGGGG